A region of the Gammaproteobacteria bacterium genome:
ATAACACATCCTGGTACATAGCCTGCGCCAGAGATGGCTTAAGTCTGAACTGCGTTGCTTACAGGCGTGGCCCTATGTGATGATAACGTCGATTTTTAATTCCCTCATGGATTCCTAGATAGTGGAGATTTTAAATGTCCGTCCCGCACCCAATTATCGCAGTCACCGGCTCTTCTGGTGCCGGAACTAGCACGGTGAAACACGCATTTGAGCACATTTTTCAGCGTATGAATGTTCAACCGCTGATTGTCGAAGGCGACAGCTTCCATAGCTACGACCGCGCCGAGATGAAAAAGATTACCGCCGCCGCAGAGCAGGCAGGCAAGAATTTCAGCCATTTTGGTCCCGAAGCCAATCTCTTCGCGGAGCTGGAAAAACAATTCAGTCAGTATGGCGAAACCGGTAGCTGTATGCGTCGGTACTATCTCCACAACGAAGAGGAAGCCACTCCCTGGGGCAAAAAACCCGGTGAGTTTACTGATTGGGAGCAAATCCCGACCGGCACTGACTTATTATTCTACGAAGGACTGCATGGAGCCGTAGTTACCGATACCGTTAATGTCGCCCGGCATGTCGACCTCAAGGTCGGCGTGGTTCCGATCGTAAACCTGGAATGGATTCAAAAAATCCACCGCGACACCGCCGAGCGTGGCTACTCAGCCGAGGCTGTGACTCATACCATTCTACGGCGCATGCATGACTATGTGCATTATATTACCCCGCAGTTCTCCCTTACCGACATCAATTTCCAGCGTGTGTCGCTGGTGGACACTTCCAATCCTTTTATCAGCCGCGATATTCCTACTCCAGATGAAAGCATGGTGGTGATTCGTTTTCATCGTCAAAATTTGAGAAAACAAAATTTTCCCTATTTACTGGCGATGATCCACGATTCGTTCATGTCCCGACCCAATAACTTAGTAATACCTGGAGGTAAGATGGGGATGGCGATGGAAATTATCTTTACTCCGCTCATCGAACAGATGCTGGAGCAAAGGTTGCAGACAGGAAAACGGTGTTGCGGTTGAAACTTCCACGAATAAATTCGTGGGATTCTTGATGACACCATGAATTCCAGTATCAACGATGTTTGACTTTTACCTGGGAAGGCTCAACCGAAATGGAGGCTATATCAAGCAACGTTGGCCAGTGTCAATAATTTTAATATAAATGCAGCGCATGGCGAAAATCAAAAAATATTTGAACGCGATTCATCCTGCCCGGCTAAACCCAGTGGCTCTCTCGCTATTTTCTGTAACCTTACGGTAACCTCTGGTAGCATAAATCTAGATGGCATTGTCCTTCTCACGGCGTTTGCTGGCCTGGTATGACGAGCACGGTCGTCATGACCTCCCCTGGCAACGTAGTCCTACCCCCTACCTGGTCTGGATTTCGGAAATCATGCTCCAACAGACCCGTGTGGCCACGGTCATCCCTTATTTT
Encoded here:
- the prkB gene encoding putative phosphoribulokinase (Evidence 3 : Putative function from multiple computational evidences) codes for the protein MSVPHPIIAVTGSSGAGTSTVKHAFEHIFQRMNVQPLIVEGDSFHSYDRAEMKKITAAAEQAGKNFSHFGPEANLFAELEKQFSQYGETGSCMRRYYLHNEEEATPWGKKPGEFTDWEQIPTGTDLLFYEGLHGAVVTDTVNVARHVDLKVGVVPIVNLEWIQKIHRDTAERGYSAEAVTHTILRRMHDYVHYITPQFSLTDINFQRVSLVDTSNPFISRDIPTPDESMVVIRFHRQNLRKQNFPYLLAMIHDSFMSRPNNLVIPGGKMGMAMEIIFTPLIEQMLEQRLQTGKRCCG
- a CDS encoding hypothetical protein (Evidence 5 : Unknown function) — protein: MASVNNFNINAAHGENQKIFERDSSCPAKPSGSLAIFCNLTVTSGSINLDGIVLLTAFAGLV